The Shewanella pealeana ATCC 700345 genome contains the following window.
GAGGTAAGCCCTGCATCTTATTGAGTAGTGGCCACACAAGCTTGTAGAAAGTCACCATGGATGAAACTGGGTTGCCAGGTAGCCCACAGAAGACGGCATCTCCAAGGTGACCAAAGGCAAAAGGTTTACCCGGTTTAATGGCTAGCTTCCAGAAGGTGATCTGACCCTCTTCATCTAAAATCTGCTTGGTATAGTCGGCGTCGCCTACGGAGACTCCGCCCGAGGTCAGTACCATATCGGCGCATTCTGATGCGGTTTTAAAAGCTTGGCGAATCGCTTCTTTATCATCTTCGATGACGCCAAGATCGATCCATTCGATATTGCCGCGGCTCAGTAAGCCTTGAATACTATAGCGGTTAGAGTCGTATATTTGTCCTGGGCCTAGTTCGCTTCCAACTGGGCGTAGCTCGTCACCGGTAGAGAAGAAAGCGACTTTAACGATACGTTTAACGCGTAACTGGCTTGCGCCTATTGTTGCCAGTACGCCCATTTCTGCCGCGCCAATCAATGTGCCCGCAGTTAATACCTTAGTGCCACTTGTGAGCTCTTCACCGCGAAGGCGCACGTTAGCGCCAAGCTCTTTAGGCGCTTCAATAGTGATCTGCTCGCCATCGGCTGTGACCTTTTCCTGCATCTGTACCGTATCGTAACCGCTAGGCACTGGGGCACCGGTCATGATGCGAATGCAACCCCCTTCGATACATTCACCTGTAAATGGGTGACCTGCGAAAGATTGGCCGATTAATTTTAGCGGCGCGTTAGCACTTAAGTCGGCAAAATTGAAGGCATAGCCATCCATTGCCGAATTATCGAATGGTGGGAGGTCGATATGAGAGGCGAGATCTTCAGCAAGTACTCGACCCAACGCTTGTGGCAGTGTCACGACTTCAGAGTCTGTGATTGGATTAACTTGTTCTAGTAATTTAACGATAGCCTGATCGGGATGCATTAGGCTAGGTTGAGAACATGGATCTGCATGAGTCAGCATCTATCTATCCTTGAGAGTTAAATCGGAACGTTAAGTAAAAACGAATATAGTGCATTATGCCACGGTGAATGTAGATGGCTATGATCTGCGCGGCAGTTTTTAAACAGAGTTAAAATTGAATCGTAATTTATGCCAACAATTTAGCTTGTATCACTTTGAGGCTGAATTAGGGCCTTAACTCTGATTTTATTCGTTATTTTGTTAAATGTAGTCGCAAGTAAGGTAACCTAGGCTGCTGTAAATGAAAACCATTATTATTTAATTAACAATCACTTAAGTAAATTTTATTGCAATTAATAGCCAGCTTGATAACAATGGCCGCCATAAACCGAAAGTCCTAAGGAATAGATATGCTAGCCCAGAAGATGATTGACCAGTTAAATGACCAGATCAACATGGAGTTCTTCTCCTCAAACCTGTACCTGCAAATGAGCGCATGGTGTGAAGATAAAGGCTTTGAAGGGGCGGCTAAGTTTATGCGCGCTCATGCAGATGAAGAGATGGGTCACATGCAGCGTTTATTTACTTATGTAAGTGAAACGGGTGGTATGCCATTACTAGGGACTATCGAAGCACCACAGGCCGAGTTTGCTTCATTGTTGGCTCTATTTGAATACACCTATGAGCACGAGCAATTGATCACTAAGAAGATTAATGAACTAGCTCATGCTGCATTCACTAATCAAGATTACTCTACCTTCAACTTCCTGCAGTGGTATGTGTCTGAGCAGCATGAAGAAGAGAAGCTATTCAAGTCAATCGTCGATAAAATTCGCCTAGTGGGCGAAGATGGCAAGGCGCTGTTTTTCGTCGATAAAGATTTGGCACAGATGGCAGTCGAAGAGTCTGCAAGTGTGATGACTAGCGCTACAGTATAAGTCGCTGGATTGAAGTAAAAAAGAGCAGCTTAGCTGCTCTTTTTTATGGCTACAACTTTTGTTCGGCGATTATACTGATTGGTATTAGACTGCGCTGAGTTCAGTGCCTATCTCTAGGTACTGAAATGGCTTAGCGTGGCGTAAAAATTCAACTAATTCTGCCTTGGCAAGAGGCTTAGACATCAAGTAACCTTGGGCGTAATCACAGCCTAAGTTACGTAAGAAGTGCCATTGTTCAACCGTTTCAACTCCTTCAGCCACCAGTGGCATCTCTAAGCTTTGTGCCATCATTACAATCGCCTTAATCAATTTAGCATCAGATGGATTGTCCAATGCATTATCGATAAAGCTCTTATCGATCTTGATGACTGAAATAGGGCATTGAGTCAGATAGCTGAGTGCCGAATAGCCTGTGCCAAAGTCATCTAGGTAGATATCGACACCCAGCTGTTTTATCGATTCTAAGGTCTGTAAACATTGCGGCTTGTCTTCTATCAGCATGCTCTCGGTGATTTCGATATGTAAATTTTCGGCGGCGATGTCGTGCTTGGCCAATGTTTGTTTGAGTATGTCGAAAAAGCTAATGTCTCTGGAGTGAATGCATTGGCGTGCCGAGACATTAATCGCCATCTTGAGCATCAAGCCTTGGGCATGCCACTGTGCAAGATCTGACAAGGCTTGCTGTAAGATCCATTCGCCTAAAGGTTCAATCAATCCTGCCTCTTCGGCGATAGGGATGAAGGCCTGTGGTGAGATGACACCATAATCTGGATCTTGCCAGCGGACAAGCGCCTCAACACTGGTCACCTCGCCGCTATGCATATCGATAACTGGCTGATATTCAAGGTAGAACTCTGACTGTTTGACAGCCTTACGCAGCCTCTGTTCAAGGTGCATACGCTCAAGCATTTCAACATTCATCTCTGGGGAGAAATATTGATAATGTGCTCGGCCATCGCGCTTGGCTTGATACATGGCGGTTTCAGAGTTATGCAGCAACATTTCAATATCTTGACCATCTTCAGGATAGAAGGCGATACCAAAACTAGAGGAGATAATGGTCTCTTTATTGTCGAATAAGTAAGGCTTAGCCAGCGTATCACTGAGCTTCTGCGCCAATTGTTCGGCGCCAACGTTGCCAGTTTGCGGCGATATGACGACAAACTCATCGCCGCCGATACGGGCGATAGAGTCATCAGGTCCAAGTACGGCTTCGAGTCGTGTCGCCGACTGCTTAAGTACCTTGTTGCCTGCTGCGTGGCCATGAAGCTCGTTAATAAACTTAAATCTGTCTAGATCGATAAAGAAGATGGCGACTTGGCTATTGGTATTGTGTGCGCTATCTATGGCTTGCTGCAGCCTAGAGGAGAATAGGTGACGATTAGGCAGTTTGGTTAAGGAGTCGAAGTTGGTCTTATACCAGATATCCTGCTCATACTGCTTGTTGTTGCTGATGTCTAAAAATAGGCCGATATGCTGAATTGTTTTATTTTTACTGTTCTTCACCGCTGTTATCTTTAGGTACTCAGGGTAGATCTTACCACCTTTGCGTTTATTCCAGATCTCTCCCTCCCAGCTATTCTTGCTAGATAAAGACCGCCACAGCTGTTGGTAAAAATCCTCTTGGTGATGGGCAGAGCTTAAGATGCTGGGGCTCTTGCCTTTGACATCGTCAAGGGTATAACCGGTGATCTTAGTAAATGCGGGGTTAACTAGCTCGATGTGGTTGTTAGCATCGGTGACGATAATCCCTTCGGCTGAGTGCCTGAATACGGCCGAGGCTTGATGCAGCGCGCGTCTCGATTTCATGCGCTCCGATACCATTTGGTTTACGGCTAGGGCTATCTGTGTCAGTTCATCTTTGCCCTTAACCTCTAGAGCGAGTTCAAGACTTGGGTCTTTTGCTAGTTTCTCTACATCATCAACTATGCCTCTCACCGAATCGATAAGGTCGTTGGCAATGTTTCTACCGACGAGATAGACGATGTAGAAGAAGAGTAAGCCTGCAAAGAGGCTGATATAGAGATAAGAGAGGATCTGCTGTTTCTCAATCAGATTTTGATGGACTATTTTAGCCGTCAGCTGGGTATTGAGTTGGTGGAGGGCGTCAATGCCCGCCGTTGCTGCTTGCCACCATGACTCGCTATCAATCACTGGCTGCTGTTTTAGTAGTTGATAAAGGCTGTCATGTAAGGCGATATCTTGTGCCAGCAGCTCCAATGTCGCTTCCGGAGCGGGCAACTGCTTTAGTTCGGTTTCGGTAACATATTCTTGGTAGCTGTCGGCAGTTTGCTTAATGGTCTTTATTAGCTCTTGTTGCTTAGGGGTTAGAGTGTGATTGTTAGTTAAATGAGTTAACGCGCTTTTTAAGGCGAAGTAGTTTTCTCGAAAGTTAGCTAGGTAGCTTGGGTTTAATGTGGTTAGGTAACCATTAAAGTTATAGCTAAGCCCTCCATAACCAATCAGATCATTGATTATTTCGGTCTGTTCTATCAGATTAACTTGTTGCTGGATCTGCGAGCGGTAACCAGATATCAGTTGCTGCGGCTGGCTGTCCATCAATAGGGAAAAGCTGGTGCGATTTTCCTGTGTCATAACCGAAACGGCATTGGTAATTGCATTGTCGAGTTGTGTTCTAATCTGTGCGATCTGCTTGAAAGCGCCAGCCTCTAATACCGGTGCAGAAAGTAGTTTATTGACTAAGCCGCGCTCTTGGCCTGATAGTTCCTGGATCCTGAGCATGTTGACTAGATCGGCCTGTACTAACACCTGATAGGAGTTATCACTCTTAAAGCGTAATTGAGAGACGAAGTTAATCAGCTTTTGAGTGAGACGCGAGTAAAAACTAAAGTTTTCGGGGGTATTTAATTCGATAATTTTTTGGCGGGCGATACTGAGCTGTTGACGCGCCAAGCTGGCTTTACTGAGTTGTTCCTGCAGTGTATTAAAAAGTTCGGTGTCACTCTTGACGGTATTGATTGTTTTATCGAGAGCTGAATTGAATACTAACTCTTGAAACACCTTATCGGTCGTCTGCCATTGCTGTTGTAGCTCTTGTTTAAATAAGCGACCGTCGCTACTTAGGTAGCCTGCCGAGAGTCCGCGCTCTTTCTGTAGCTCATAGATGACATTTTCTATGCCTAAAGTCACTTTTGTGGTGAGCACATTTGCTGAAGCATGTTGGTACTGCTTAATGAGCGTCGATGCACTCAGTACTGCAAGCAATACCAATATAAACATAGGTAAAGATGCAGATAGAAATAATTTCTGTTTCAAGCTCAATCGGCTTAATACGGGTTGCATTCGTCGATGACCCTCCGCAGGAGATAATTTTGGCTGAGTAATGCAATGGAGCGATACGAAGTAAAAAATAGCGTTAAATAATAACCATAGAAATGAATATGCGCCTTAGCATGTCCATTAAAGTTCAGTCTAGGTCACGAATTTAGCAAAATACCTCAAACATCTGCTAAATCAAAGGTTTTGCTAACCCGTTTTTTATATTTAATGAATATAACTAAGTGATAGTAAAGCTTAAATAGGATATAAAACAGCCGCATAGGCAGCGGCTGTTGATTCCGATCTTAATTACTGAGTATTACGGTAAGCAACAATGTCTTCGATGGTCAGTACCGGCATATCATGCTGCTGAGCAAATTCGACAATTTCAGGCAAGCGGGCCATGGTGCCGTCGGGTAGAGTGACTTCACAAAGCACGCCAAAAGGCTGTAATCCGGCGAGTTTCATCAGATCAACCGTGCCTTCTGTATGGCCACGACGCTCTAATACGCCACCTGGACGAGCACGCAGCGGGTACACATGGCCTGGGCGGGCTAAATCATCGGGCTTAGCATCATCGGCGATAGCTGCCTTGATGGTCGTCACGCGATCGGCTGCCGAAACACCAGTGGTGACACCTTGTTTGGCTTCGATGCTAACGGTAAAGGCGGTGCCATATTGGCTATTGTTGTCACTCACCATAGGTGGAAGTTGTAACTGCTTGATACGTTCATCGGTTAGACATAGACAAACAATACCACTGCATTCGCGAATGAGTAGTGCCATCTGTTGGTTGGTAAGCGTTTCGGCTGAATAGATCAGATCGCCTTCATTTTCACGATCTTCATCATCGACCACTAACACACCTTTGCCTTGGCGAAGTGCGCTAAGCGCTGCATTAACACGTTCGATTGGATTGCCATAAGGGGCAAGTAAAGACTGATTCATGGATAACATCCTTAAAATACAACATTGGGTTGACCAGAATCAGGGCGTACAGAAAATGACACATCGTCAGAGTCGAACGGATCGACACAAGCTGATGTGCATAATAAGAGCTGAGCAAAATGCACCACTAAGCCTAGAGAAGCGTTATGGATTATTTGCTTAAACCTTATATTCTCTTTCATCCGGACTCAGTGTACTCACTTGGTTAGTCAGTACTCATTACCGTCGGCTCTGGAGTAGGTACAACCTTACGTATGACGAGCGTCTTTGATAAGGTCTGTTTACCAGATCTGCTGACCCTAGTTAATATTCGCAGCTATTGATATTTAATAGCGTAAACTAGGCGCTCGCGGGCTTTTATACTGTGATTAATATACGCAGCATAATTTACCGCCGGTGGGGAGTTGCACCCCGCCCTGAGAATTATTCTTGGCTGATTATTAATGAATTGATTAACAAACTAGCCAAGTGGCGTTATGTTGCCCCTATTTAAATAAAATGACAAGCTGGGCAGTTAAAATGGCGCGATAGTGCAAAAAACTGTCGATACCGCGATTCATGATCGCCCCAGTC
Protein-coding sequences here:
- the moeA gene encoding molybdopterin molybdotransferase MoeA, yielding MLTHADPCSQPSLMHPDQAIVKLLEQVNPITDSEVVTLPQALGRVLAEDLASHIDLPPFDNSAMDGYAFNFADLSANAPLKLIGQSFAGHPFTGECIEGGCIRIMTGAPVPSGYDTVQMQEKVTADGEQITIEAPKELGANVRLRGEELTSGTKVLTAGTLIGAAEMGVLATIGASQLRVKRIVKVAFFSTGDELRPVGSELGPGQIYDSNRYSIQGLLSRGNIEWIDLGVIEDDKEAIRQAFKTASECADMVLTSGGVSVGDADYTKQILDEEGQITFWKLAIKPGKPFAFGHLGDAVFCGLPGNPVSSMVTFYKLVWPLLNKMQGLPQVTPVTLQARLKGEIRKAPGRVEYQRAILSYNAKGEAEVEVTGGQGSGMLTSMTLANCFIILAQDCDGLSNDTQVTVEPFNSVLC
- the ftnA gene encoding non-heme ferritin; translation: MLAQKMIDQLNDQINMEFFSSNLYLQMSAWCEDKGFEGAAKFMRAHADEEMGHMQRLFTYVSETGGMPLLGTIEAPQAEFASLLALFEYTYEHEQLITKKINELAHAAFTNQDYSTFNFLQWYVSEQHEEEKLFKSIVDKIRLVGEDGKALFFVDKDLAQMAVEESASVMTSATV
- a CDS encoding EAL domain-containing protein produces the protein MKQKLFLSASLPMFILVLLAVLSASTLIKQYQHASANVLTTKVTLGIENVIYELQKERGLSAGYLSSDGRLFKQELQQQWQTTDKVFQELVFNSALDKTINTVKSDTELFNTLQEQLSKASLARQQLSIARQKIIELNTPENFSFYSRLTQKLINFVSQLRFKSDNSYQVLVQADLVNMLRIQELSGQERGLVNKLLSAPVLEAGAFKQIAQIRTQLDNAITNAVSVMTQENRTSFSLLMDSQPQQLISGYRSQIQQQVNLIEQTEIINDLIGYGGLSYNFNGYLTTLNPSYLANFRENYFALKSALTHLTNNHTLTPKQQELIKTIKQTADSYQEYVTETELKQLPAPEATLELLAQDIALHDSLYQLLKQQPVIDSESWWQAATAGIDALHQLNTQLTAKIVHQNLIEKQQILSYLYISLFAGLLFFYIVYLVGRNIANDLIDSVRGIVDDVEKLAKDPSLELALEVKGKDELTQIALAVNQMVSERMKSRRALHQASAVFRHSAEGIIVTDANNHIELVNPAFTKITGYTLDDVKGKSPSILSSAHHQEDFYQQLWRSLSSKNSWEGEIWNKRKGGKIYPEYLKITAVKNSKNKTIQHIGLFLDISNNKQYEQDIWYKTNFDSLTKLPNRHLFSSRLQQAIDSAHNTNSQVAIFFIDLDRFKFINELHGHAAGNKVLKQSATRLEAVLGPDDSIARIGGDEFVVISPQTGNVGAEQLAQKLSDTLAKPYLFDNKETIISSSFGIAFYPEDGQDIEMLLHNSETAMYQAKRDGRAHYQYFSPEMNVEMLERMHLEQRLRKAVKQSEFYLEYQPVIDMHSGEVTSVEALVRWQDPDYGVISPQAFIPIAEEAGLIEPLGEWILQQALSDLAQWHAQGLMLKMAINVSARQCIHSRDISFFDILKQTLAKHDIAAENLHIEITESMLIEDKPQCLQTLESIKQLGVDIYLDDFGTGYSALSYLTQCPISVIKIDKSFIDNALDNPSDAKLIKAIVMMAQSLEMPLVAEGVETVEQWHFLRNLGCDYAQGYLMSKPLAKAELVEFLRHAKPFQYLEIGTELSAV
- the ribB gene encoding 3,4-dihydroxy-2-butanone-4-phosphate synthase yields the protein MNQSLLAPYGNPIERVNAALSALRQGKGVLVVDDEDRENEGDLIYSAETLTNQQMALLIRECSGIVCLCLTDERIKQLQLPPMVSDNNSQYGTAFTVSIEAKQGVTTGVSAADRVTTIKAAIADDAKPDDLARPGHVYPLRARPGGVLERRGHTEGTVDLMKLAGLQPFGVLCEVTLPDGTMARLPEIVEFAQQHDMPVLTIEDIVAYRNTQ